The following are from one region of the Phormidium sp. PBR-2020 genome:
- the psb28 gene encoding photosystem II reaction center protein Psb28, with protein sequence MARIEFAKGVKEDVVPDVRLTRSKDGSNGRAIFYFQNPQALAPEFGEEITGMYLIDEEGEMVTREVKGKFVNGQAEAVEAIYPIKSEKEWDRFMRFMERYAEENGLGFSKA encoded by the coding sequence ATGGCCCGTATCGAATTTGCTAAAGGTGTCAAAGAAGACGTTGTCCCCGATGTTCGTCTAACTCGTTCCAAAGATGGAAGCAACGGACGGGCTATTTTCTACTTCCAAAACCCCCAAGCCCTCGCCCCCGAATTTGGTGAAGAAATCACCGGAATGTACCTGATTGACGAAGAAGGAGAAATGGTCACTCGGGAAGTTAAAGGGAAGTTTGTCAACGGCCAAGCCGAAGCCGTTGAAGCCATCTACCCCATTAAATCTGAAAAAGAATGGGATCGCTTTATGCGCTTCATGGAACGGTATGCTGAAGAAAACGGACTGGGTTTTTCCAAAGCCTAA
- a CDS encoding S41 family peptidase — MNRPQPPLFHSLTLVSTVVFTTAVSFLNPLSSRSSQAASFENSPKAVLDEAWQIVNRDYVDDTFRQNDWQQVREELLGQDYSSREQAYAALRRALARLDDPYTRFLDPEAFEALNEQTSGELSGVGLRLERDNQREILSIVEPIPNSPASREGIREGDRILAIDGDSTRTMDVDDASQRIRGTVGTPVTLTIQRGEREFDVTLVRSRIELPAVHHSLSLEGDTRVGYIRLSEFSSHAHEQMYRAIEDLKEQGVDAFVLDLRGNPGGLLSVSIQIARMWLNEGAIVSTVDRHGNVDAVEATRTALTDLPLAVLVDRNSASASEIVAGALQDNGRATIIGTQTFGKALVQSVNSLSDGSGLAVTVAHYYTPNGTDISQNGILPDTRVEMTGDQQLLLSRESHRRGTLSDPVYSRAVDLFQRQAPVATTNGADTKVLQLKQR, encoded by the coding sequence ATGAATCGTCCTCAGCCTCCCCTCTTTCACTCTCTGACCCTGGTCAGTACGGTGGTCTTCACGACTGCTGTGTCGTTTTTAAATCCCCTCTCTAGTCGCAGCAGTCAGGCGGCGAGCTTTGAGAATAGTCCTAAGGCGGTTCTGGATGAAGCCTGGCAAATTGTCAATCGTGACTATGTCGATGACACCTTCCGGCAAAACGATTGGCAACAGGTGCGTGAGGAACTTCTCGGACAAGACTATAGTTCCCGAGAACAGGCCTATGCGGCGCTGCGTCGTGCCTTGGCCCGCTTGGATGACCCCTATACCCGTTTTTTAGACCCCGAAGCCTTTGAGGCGCTGAATGAGCAGACTTCCGGGGAGCTGTCGGGGGTTGGCTTACGCCTCGAACGGGACAACCAACGGGAAATACTCTCGATTGTGGAGCCGATTCCCAATTCTCCGGCCAGTCGTGAGGGGATTCGTGAGGGCGATCGCATTTTGGCCATTGATGGCGATTCTACTCGCACGATGGATGTAGATGATGCCTCGCAACGGATTCGTGGCACGGTAGGAACTCCGGTGACGCTGACGATTCAACGGGGGGAACGGGAGTTTGATGTGACGTTGGTTCGCAGTCGCATTGAGTTACCGGCGGTTCATCATAGTCTCAGTTTGGAAGGGGATACTCGGGTGGGGTATATCCGCCTGAGTGAGTTTAGTTCCCATGCTCATGAGCAGATGTATCGCGCCATTGAGGACTTGAAAGAGCAGGGAGTGGATGCCTTTGTGCTGGATTTACGAGGCAATCCGGGGGGATTGTTGAGTGTGAGTATTCAGATTGCCCGTATGTGGTTGAATGAAGGGGCGATCGTCAGTACGGTGGATCGTCATGGCAATGTGGATGCCGTCGAAGCCACGCGCACGGCGTTAACGGATTTACCCCTGGCGGTTCTCGTGGATCGCAATTCTGCCAGTGCCAGTGAGATTGTGGCGGGGGCCTTGCAAGATAATGGACGAGCGACAATTATTGGCACTCAAACGTTTGGCAAGGCGTTGGTGCAGTCGGTAAATTCGCTCTCCGATGGTTCCGGCTTGGCGGTGACTGTGGCTCATTACTATACCCCCAATGGTACGGATATTAGCCAAAATGGGATTCTTCCCGATACCCGCGTGGAGATGACGGGAGATCAGCAATTGTTGTTGAGTCGCGAGAGTCATCGTCGGGGAACGTTGTCTGATCCGGTGTATTCTCGCGCGGTGGATCTGTTCCAACGTCAGGCCCCCGTTGCGACGACGAATGGTGCTGATACGAAGGTTCTGCAATTGAAGCAGCGCTAA